AGTGAAAAACCTGATCGACTGGCTTAGCCGTGCCCTTGACCTGTCAGAAACTCGTGGTCCATCTGCCCTTCAAGATAAGATCGTAACGGTTTCTTCAGTAGCCAATGCCGGACACGAACCAATGTTTGCGGCATACCAAGCGCTTTTGCCTTTCGTTCGGACTCAAGTGGTTGGAGAGTTTACTGGAACAACCGTTAACCCAGAAGCCTGGGAAACAGGTGAATTAGTCTTGACAGATGAAGAGGTCGCAGGACTGGAAAAACAAGCACAAGCCTTATTAGAAGCATAAGAAAAGCTGAGACAGAAGTCTCAGCTTTTTAGATACTAAAGAGTTGTCCGAAGAAGTAAGTCACACCCATGGTGAGAAGGCCAATGATGAGGTTGCGAAGCATGGCTGGCTTGGTTGGTGCTTTTCCCAGTTTTGCACTGGTATAG
Above is a window of Streptococcus sp. LPB0220 DNA encoding:
- a CDS encoding NADPH-dependent FMN reductase; protein product: MKNILFIVGSLRQGSFNHQMAKKAESLLEGKATVTYLDYKDIPMMNQDLETPTLPAVQAARDAVLAADAIWIFSPVYNFAIPGVVKNLIDWLSRALDLSETRGPSALQDKIVTVSSVANAGHEPMFAAYQALLPFVRTQVVGEFTGTTVNPEAWETGELVLTDEEVAGLEKQAQALLEA